The Actinotalea sp. JY-7876 sequence CGGTGCCGAGCACCCACGCCGTCACGCCCGTGATCGTCGCCTCGACGGTCGTCATCGCCATGAGCTGGCGCCGGGTGCTGCCGGTGCGGTGCAGCAGCGCGAGCTCCTCCCGCCGGGCGACAGTGGTCATCGCCAGCGTGCTCGCCGCACCCACCGCGACGACGCCCAGGAGCAGCATGAGCAGCACGACGCCGATCTCGTTGTCGCCGCCCGCCTGCATCGCGGTGCCGACGTACGCCTCGACGCCGGTCGCCGTCGCGCCCAGCGCCGCGATCGCCGCCACGACGTCCGAGCGCTCGGCGCCCGGTCCGAGGTCGACGAGCACGGTGTCGGCGACCACGGGAAGCCCGTGCGCCTGCGCCGTGGCGGGACCGGTGAGGAGTCCTCCGACGCCCAGGCCGCGGGAGTACACCGCGACGACCCTCGCCTCCACGACCTCCTCCCCGAACCGCACGGCCAGGGTCTCCCCGAGCCCGGTGCCGGCCGTGAAGGCCGTGTCGGTGCTGATAGCCACCGTGTCCGGGGCGTCGAGGTCGGCCAGCGTGCCCTTGACGACGTCGGGGTCGAGGATCCCGGTGTCGCCCGGGACGACCCGCAGGGCCGCGGCCTCCCAGGTCATGGGACCGCCCTCCTCGCCGTCGGTGCCCACCTCGGCGGGGACCTGAGCCAGCGGGACGGCGGTGGCCACCCCGGGCACGTCGGCCACCTGTGCGGGCAGGTCCGGCGACGGGTCGCCGGCCGGCGTGACGACGAGGTCCGAGGTGATCGCGGCGGTCATCTCCTGCCGCATGCCGGTCTCGATCGCCCGGTTGACGCTGGTCTGGATCGTCGCGGCCGAGACGACCAGCGCGAGGGGCACGACGACGGTCGTCAGCCGCCGCGAGAACCCGCGGACGTTCCGGACGGCGAGCATCGTCGCCGGGCGGCCGCTGGCCGGACCCATCCGCGCCAGGCGGTCGAAGACCCAGCCGACGAGGACCGGCCCCGCGAGGGCCGCGGCACCGACCAGCATGAAGGCGGACAGCGACGCCATGGCGCCGCCGGTCGTCCCGGGCAGCCACAGCCCGGCGAACGCCATGGCCAGGCCGCCGAGGGTCAGCAGCAGGGCGATGACGCGCCGGACGGCGCCGACCTGGCGGTCCTCGACCGCGCTCTGCTGGATCGCCGCGGTGGGTGCGGTGCGCGCCGCCTCCCGCGCTCCGAGCCGGCCCACGGGCACCGCGGTGACCATGATCAGCAGCACGGCGATGAGGACGGGCAGCGGCGAGAGCGCCGAGGTGAAGTCCGGCGCGACCATCCCGCTGCGGACCAGCACGGGGTCGAGCAGCCGGGCGCCGAACAGCCCGGCCACCGCGCCGACGGGGGCGGCGACGAGCGAGACCACCGCCACCTCCAGGGTGACCGCCCGCCGGACCTGCGCCGGCGTGGCGCCGACCGCGCGGAGCAGCGCGAACTCGCGCCGCCGACTGCGCAGCGCGAGGCTCACGGTCGCCGCGACGACCATGACCACGACGACGAGCAGCGTCCCGGAGTAGGACGAGGCGAGGGCGACGAGGGTCCCTCCGGAGGCCGTGGCCCCGGCGGCCTGCGTGCGCAGGCCGGACTCGAAGATGACACCCGTGACGGCCAGCACGGCCGCCGCGACGGCGAGGACGACGGCGGTGCCGGCGAAGGCACCGCGGTGGGCGCGGACGCCCGAGGACGCGAGCTGCCACATGGTGCTCACCGACCCTTCGTGAGGAGGCGAGCGGTGACCTGCTCGGCGGTGGGGCGCTCGAGCTGGTCGACGACCAGCCCGTCCGCGAGGACGACGACGCGCTCGGCGGCGGCCGCGACCACCGCGTCGTGCGTCACGATGACCACCGTCTGGCCGAGCTCGCCGGCCGTGTCGCGCAGCACCTCGAGCACGGCGGCCCCCGTGCGGGAGTCCAGCGCGCCCGTCGGCTCGTCGGCGAAGACGACCGCGGGCCGCGTGATGAGCGCGCGGGCGATCGCCACGCGCTGGGCCTGCCCCCCGGACAGCTCGCCCGGCAGGCGGTCCATGAGCGGGGAGACTCCGAGGAACTCCAGCAGGGACGCCTCCCACGCGAGATCGACCTGGCGGCCGGAGAGCGCCAGCGGCAGCCGGACGTTCTCGCGCGCCGTCAGGTGCCCGATGAGGTTGTAGGCCTGGAAGACGAAGCCGACGTGCTGGCGGCGGAACCGGGTCAGGTCGTCGGGCCGCAGCACCGTGAGGTCGTGGCCGCCGACGACGACGGCGCCGCGGGTGGGCGTGTCGAGCCCCGCCGCGCAGTTGAGCAGCGTGGACTTACCCGAGCCGGACTGGCCGACGACGGCGGTCACCGAGCCGGCGAGCAGCTCGAGGGAGACCCCGCGCAGGGCGTGGACGGGCTCCCGGCCCGGGTAGGTCTTGTGGATGTCGACGAGGCGGACGGCGGTCGCCGTCGCCTCTGCCGTGATCGGCGTCGTCATGATCTGCTCCCGTGGGTTCGAGGTCGTTGATGTCGATCTCGAACCTAGGAAGCGGCGGGGGTGCCCATCGAGCCTCTGAAGGAGGGCCCGGCACAGTTCCATCCTTCGATGGAGGCCCTCAGACGCCGACGTCGACCACGCGGTTCTGGTAGGCCCACACGACGGCCTGGAGCCGCGAGCGCACGCCCAGCTTGGGCATCATCCGCGCCAGGTGGGACTTCACCGTGGACACCTCCAGGTACAGCGCCTGGGCGATCTCCTCGTTGGACATGCCCTGCGCGAGGTGCAGGAGGATCTCGAGCTCGCGCGCCGTCAGCAGCTCGCTCGCGCGCGCGGCCGTCACCGGCTGGGTGCGCCGGCGGGTCAACAGCTCCTCGACCACGCGCTTGGTCAGCGTGTCCGCCAGGGTGCCGTTGCCGGCCGCCACGGACCGCACGGCCTCGACCACCGTCGCGGGCTCCGCGTCCTTGAGCAGGAAGCCCGAGGCGCCGGCCTCCAGCGCCCCGAACAGGTACTCGTCGACGTCGAAGGTCGTCAGGATGAGCACGGGGATCGGCTCCGCGGTGCCGGGTCCGGACAGCTCCCGCGTCGCGGTGATGCCGTCGGTGCCCGGCATGCGCACGTCCATGCAGACGACGTCGGCGCGCAGCCGGCGCGCGGCCTCGACGGCCTGGGCGCCGTCGGAGACCTCCGCGACGACCTCGAGGTCCGGCTCCACGCCGAGCATGGCGCCGAGGCCGGCGCGCACGAGCGGCTGGTCGTCGGCGATCACCACACGGATCATCGGGTCGCTCCGTCCTGC is a genomic window containing:
- a CDS encoding ABC transporter permease, giving the protein MWQLASSGVRAHRGAFAGTAVVLAVAAAVLAVTGVIFESGLRTQAAGATASGGTLVALASSYSGTLLVVVVMVVAATVSLALRSRRREFALLRAVGATPAQVRRAVTLEVAVVSLVAAPVGAVAGLFGARLLDPVLVRSGMVAPDFTSALSPLPVLIAVLLIMVTAVPVGRLGAREAARTAPTAAIQQSAVEDRQVGAVRRVIALLLTLGGLAMAFAGLWLPGTTGGAMASLSAFMLVGAAALAGPVLVGWVFDRLARMGPASGRPATMLAVRNVRGFSRRLTTVVVPLALVVSAATIQTSVNRAIETGMRQEMTAAITSDLVVTPAGDPSPDLPAQVADVPGVATAVPLAQVPAEVGTDGEEGGPMTWEAAALRVVPGDTGILDPDVVKGTLADLDAPDTVAISTDTAFTAGTGLGETLAVRFGEEVVEARVVAVYSRGLGVGGLLTGPATAQAHGLPVVADTVLVDLGPGAERSDVVAAIAALGATATGVEAYVGTAMQAGGDNEIGVVLLMLLLGVVAVGAASTLAMTTVARREELALLHRTGSTRRQLMAMTTVEATITGVTAWVLGTVAVVPAIIGVSAGVLDGPPVVDLPAYGVVSAAVVVFALVATALAARRTTQVATTVVA
- a CDS encoding ABC transporter ATP-binding protein translates to MTTPITAEATATAVRLVDIHKTYPGREPVHALRGVSLELLAGSVTAVVGQSGSGKSTLLNCAAGLDTPTRGAVVVGGHDLTVLRPDDLTRFRRQHVGFVFQAYNLIGHLTARENVRLPLALSGRQVDLAWEASLLEFLGVSPLMDRLPGELSGGQAQRVAIARALITRPAVVFADEPTGALDSRTGAAVLEVLRDTAGELGQTVVIVTHDAVVAAAAERVVVLADGLVVDQLERPTAEQVTARLLTKGR
- a CDS encoding response regulator transcription factor; amino-acid sequence: MIRVVIADDQPLVRAGLGAMLGVEPDLEVVAEVSDGAQAVEAARRLRADVVCMDVRMPGTDGITATRELSGPGTAEPIPVLILTTFDVDEYLFGALEAGASGFLLKDAEPATVVEAVRSVAAGNGTLADTLTKRVVEELLTRRRTQPVTAARASELLTARELEILLHLAQGMSNEEIAQALYLEVSTVKSHLARMMPKLGVRSRLQAVVWAYQNRVVDVGV